A single region of the Carassius gibelio isolate Cgi1373 ecotype wild population from Czech Republic chromosome A14, carGib1.2-hapl.c, whole genome shotgun sequence genome encodes:
- the LOC128027517 gene encoding microtubule-associated proteins 1A/1B light chain 3C-like, which yields MPPYEKSMEMMPFKQRKCLATRKDEVCTIRSKFPNKLPVIVERYLREKKLPLLDKTKFLVPHELTLGQFLSLIRSKMALEASQALYLLISGKNVSCLSASMGEVYSQFRDPDGFLYITYASQDMFG from the exons ATGCCTCCCTACGAGAAATCCATGGAGATGATGCCTTTCAAGCAAAGGAAGTGCCTGG CAACAAGAAAAGATGAAGTCTGCACTATTCGGTCTAAGTTCCCCAACAAATTACCG gTAATTGTGGAGCGATATCTTCGAGAGAAAAAGCTTCCCCTACTGGACAAAACCAAATTTCTTGTCCCGCATGAGCTGACATTAGGGCAGTTCCTCAGTCTGATCAG AAGTAAGATGGCACTAGAGGCATCTCAAGCTCTGTACCTACTGATCTCAGGAAAGAATGTGTCCTGTTTGTCAGCCAGCATGGGAGAAGTTTACTCACAGTTCAGAGACCCTGATGGCTTCCTCTACATAACCTATGCTTCCCAGGACATGTTTGGATGA